A genomic region of Colletotrichum destructivum chromosome 1, complete sequence contains the following coding sequences:
- a CDS encoding Putative serine/threonine-protein kinase ATM, plant has translation MAPPKIKMGEITVNDALGSHFSFDQQPRSDSLYDVVDAISGGTLKERATGLDDLIFLLDKKGKTASLSALGDKHYHRVFESLFRCVVNEKQSYYGGKKTTAAAASARLAKCAEAVRLAVSHGASKLKRKTMLALVDHITQILPGPGPGHGDEAYVEPLLKDYVKALVGLLSHQSNVEHLATLGAKGWLACVDFCIEALERYLENADRDRDSGSRASPAPGTASMGFSTGRSTNASQRIPGQIHRSTVQDLLHCVNLLVLPPNAPLEQRSRDLSKALTQVLQLRHLGLSQVIQLSFASINILLAEIQTNDISQANNLARDLVPLISHWWQARTVSQDEMLNSVRDEMLKTIFIIHLHLEHLVCHQENESTQKDIEDLAESLWLEYSRRSMRSQLQLDDLTFISGLPDDYFKLDLFGLRVHNRDGERRWALVQNIAILERILWKSLKHARPLSPGEQPRKKRRTRGAATRLQERLQSPSLAVQRISLQLVPFLLGLNTFSTTEAADLFADIVAFVGDKDTTVSSWAMLACASCTVFRFDSGETTASWRHLWQIAARAISLPNTSRAASVLLHSILERDLVPYHDVSDDINSIVTTADVNGPAVLVDSSIILMLYLLTLRNVKQPNASQSTSHHIIRWVFLKWNPADPSYASLFSMHAPVPELVNIIQACCGTRVASLTTPVIVSGGPICQTWKAQYEISALARYLLLLEPPRTVKAASTACSHAPATELSNVSDSITFHASKKLVLELLFPKVEELQELCDLWNKKGSEGGAPVSPDRLHSLFSANVVGTMLASQLTDLNSGQSRDIESALARLSETSISAALDSSDNQAFFEVMLKVIRPVFPALNITKLSAFPKENAPLFRFLAKLAAGTRERTARQTSGQNQDLMDLDDEFDSQESKASVAIRTVDIPRLSIPMSLDSGALYQDTAQRLYLLEVIHKDAAQVGIVPQDFLDQLLLLPNDEFLLCRSTLSELFASDLPIGPDDALRVVEKLGEVIGEQEYTCCEVAHSTSLDVLEGIIQVWMDEKHEVSSLVGDLYNYFVKASLPKNSLSPKSQMSLASLLFALLRSNPQYGSDLGLDSCRTTLLSIMQEGTLAVKHFIGSALPDIFGIYVLKMHDDIFVDVLSSLPTDPEAIEGIAFRLFVLSQLACRWPTLLRRCTYHIFETPGKIMQSTKYAKRCLEKVSEALDLSSPRELFSIFSPQLLYTWLEMDAVEDVPFEIFGFQSLDTLLREAQAETSALEIMRGRYESVRSLAQRLGMSLVDMVKQGFTKIMAYTIAHETSTSSSENDGGETWVRKLLGRELFLELIYLNFADIVALLVDLFDQEDPIEKYLSRDKNFQHAADSLNEMKKFSQSTTTLPPNQQPMFRAKFLTRELFHLCSKTEYELHALWTPALVVSVARNLLNTVHPALGSLHACSVLRKIRVLIALTGPVALEAYPLEMLLSSIRPFIVDSECADDALGVSRYLIAQGSGHLEQTPSFLAGYALSTLASLRIFLESSQSSTTQESQFKATMSKAQTFHTWFSSYLTGYESPNFADEQQREAFRSITHSASNIRSSGNAEKGTPESTLLLEILRDGERESRLLNEAARDLALDMLCGDFVVPAVGHRDVIDTDNEALRHSGLVWKSCNSLALSDEYLAWAGRVVGRSFAASGEIQTEILEESELSRYNILAPGDNDSGQGLLRLLQQLTQSKDSHVAGLAESALRAVVSEATAQSDDDLITAAQRTLTESLCLASAWEHYRTPPSDFVSSQNIPDSQVFFREHVESSDWVQQLAVHLAQSVPEYIILVALVPILKNVKGFAQDSFPFIVHLALCGQLDKQQLIKRNLSEAAREWFKVQDDAAQTNQKHLINTILYLRTQSLPKESSIADRVSWLDIDFTTAGAAASRCGMHKTALLFTEIAASQTTRTSRRSSAVREEDSSEVLLSIFENIDDPDAYYGLPQSADLSSVLSRLEYEKDGSKNLAFRGAQYDSHIRRRNPASQLDSQCLVRALGTLGLAGLSHSLLQTQQSPDGDAASLESTFQTARRLELWNLPVPATADNCSVTIYKAYQNVQQAGAEAAVRNAIYDGFSQTMRSLVNRGLNAAKLRQHLGALAVLTELNEIVNVTDFSELEGMLERFEQRSQWMRRGRYEDVSHMLSCRETTLSLMSQQPKLRSQALSMADARQVEIRCMMMSSGIYRFHQATQESLNISTSLTDLVGPCESLGIKVDAAIKIEAANSLWDHGEMISSIRMLQSIDCDSSLKKQTIPVSRSNLLSKIGHQVSVAKLEKPHHIQKNYLEPALKELKGKSEGQQAGHVYHQFAMFCDEQLQNQDSLEDLARLQSLRKGKSDEVSQLQSLISNSRDSQLKQRYQSHLNRARQWLQLDEQELRRVEQTRSEFVRLSLENYLLSLVASDEHNNDALRFTALWLERSEETATNEAVRKHLEKVPTRKFAALMNQLSSRLQDQPNSAFQKLLINLVYKICAEHPYHGMYQIWSGTKVKTRKEDQVAVLRLKATEKVAALLQSTKNVAAIWQAVDRTSAYYHRLAVDRDPSKYKAGQKIALRDIHSAQSLQNALVKYRIPPPTMQLEVSATKDYSSVPVIERLEPQMSIASGVSAPKIITAIGSDGKRYRQLVKGGNDDLRQDAIMEQVFAAVSSLLKLHRSTQQRNLGIRTYKVLPLTSASGLIEFVPNTIPLHEFLMPAHERYFPKDLKGSQCRKEISNAQGKTTETRISVYRKVTERFHPVMKYFFMENFVDPDDWFVKRLAYTRTTAAISMLGHVLGLGDRHGHNILLDDKTGEVVHIDLGVAFEMGRVLPVPELVPFRLTRDIVDGMGITGTEGVFRRCCEFTLHALREETYSIMTILDVLRYDPLYSWSISPVRLAKLQGGEYDGDGEEGEGEGRKDRKGQQVNEPSEADRALEVVRKKLSKTLSVTATVNDLINQATDVSNLAVLYSGWAAYA, from the exons ATGGCGCCCCCGAAGATCAAGATGGGCGAAATCACCGTCAACGACGCTCTAGGTAGTCATTTCTCTTTCGACCAGCAACCTCGATCTGATAGCTTATACGATGTGGTAGACGCGATATCCGGAGGCACTCTCAAAGAGCGTGCGACAGGTCTAGATG ATCTGATTTTCCTGCTTgacaagaagggcaagaccGCAAGCCTATCGGCTCTTGGCGACAAACATTACCATCGTGTATTCGAGAGTTTGTTTCGATGTGTGGTTAACGAGAAACAGAGCTACTACGGAggcaagaagacgacggccgcggcggcatcggcaagGCTGGCAAAATGTGCCGAGGCTGTCCGGCTCGCCGTCAGTCATGGGGCTTCAAAGCTTAAGCGGAAGACCATGCTTGCCCTCGTCGATCACATCACGCAGATTCTCCCCGGGCCTGGACCCGGCCATGGCGATGAGGCGTACGTCGAGCCACTGCTAAAAGACTACGTAAAGGCCCTCGTAGGGCTACTTTCCCACCAGTCCAACGTCGAGCACCTTGCCACGTTGGGTGCCAAGGGTTGGCTTGCTTGTGTAGATTTTTGTATCGAGGCCCTGGAACGCTACCTAGAGAACGCCGATCGAGACCGCGACTCTGGCTCTCGGGCCTCTCCGGCGCCGGGCACGGCATCGATGGGATTCTCCACTGGCAGGAGCACCAATGCAAGTCAAAGAATACCGGGCCAAATCCACCGTAGCACCGTCCAGGACCTCCTCCACTGCGTCAaccttcttgttcttccaCCCAACGCGCCACTCGAGCAGAGATCCAGAGATCTCTCCAAAGCACTCACGCAAGTGCTGCAACTGCGTCATCTCGGACTAAGTCAGGTCATCCAGCTGAGCTTTGCCTCGATCAACATCCTCTTGGCCGAGATCCAAACAAACGACATCTCGCAGGCCAACAACTTGGCCAGAGACCTCGTGCCACTGATCAGTCACTGGTGGCAAGCTCGGACCGTTTCTCAAGATGAGATGCTAAACTCCGTCCGAGATGAAATGCTCAAGACCATTTTCATCATCCACCTACACCTAGAGCACCTTGTTTGCCATCAAGAGAACGAATCAACCCAGAAGGATATCGAAGATCTCGCCGAATCTCTGTGGCTGGAATACTCACGACGAAGCATGAGATCGCAACTTCAGCTTGACGATCTCACGTTCATCTCTGGGCTGCCCGACGATTACTTCAAACTGGACCTCTTCGGTCTGCGTGTTCATAATCGGGACGGCGAGAGGAGATGGGCTCTCGTGCAGAATATTGCCATCCTGGAGCGTATTCTCTGGAAGAGCCTTAAGCATGCCAGGCCACTGTCACCGGGGGAGCAGCCCCGCAAGAAGCGCAGGACCCGTGGTGCAGCTACTCGGTTACAGGAGAGGCTACAATCGCCCAGTCTGGCTGTGCAGAGAATATCCTTGCAGCTTGTGCCCTTCCTCCTGGGGCTCAACACATTCTCTACAACAGAAGCCGCAGACCTCTTTGCAGACATTGTAGCTTTTGTTGGCGATAAGGACACCACTGTGTCATCATGGGCTATGCTTGCTTGCGCCAG CTGTACCGTGTTCCGTTTTGATTCCGGAGAaacgacggcgtcgtggagGCATCTGTGGCAGATTGCTGCCCGGGCAATCAGCCTTCCCAACACCAGCCGTGCCGCAAGTGTTCTCCTGCACTCAATCCTCGAGAGAGATCTAGTCCCATATCACGATGTTTCGGATGATATCAACAGCATTGTCACAACTGCTGATGTCAACGGCCCAGCTGTTCTGGTGGATTCTTCAATTATCCTCATGTTGTACCTGTTGACTCTTCGGAACGTGAAGCAGCCAAACGCTAGCCAATCCACAAGCCACCATATCATCCGATGGGTCTTTTTGAAATGGAATCCAG CCGACCCGAGCTATGCTTCTCTCTTCTCAATGCATGCTCCAGTTCCAGAATTGGTCAATATTATCCAGGCATGCTGTGGTACAAGGGTCGCATCTCTCACGACGCCAGTGATCGTATCTGGGGGACCGATCTGCCAGACCTGGAAGGCACAGTATGAGATATCAGCTCTGGCGAGATACTTGCTACTGTTGGAGCCACCGCGAACAGTAAAAGCTGCCTCGACGGCTTGTAGCCATGCCCCAGCAACCGAACTGAGCAATGTCAGCGACTCGATTACTTTCCATgcctcaaagaaactggtGTTGGAACTTTTGTTTCCCAAAGTCGAAGAGTTGCAAGAGCTCTGTGACTTGTGGAACAAAAAAGGATCTGAAGGGGGGGCGCCAGTCTCTCCAGACAGGCTTCACAGTCTCTTTTCGGCAAACGTCGTTGGCACGATGCTTGCCTCTCAACTCACTGACCTCAATTCGGGACAGTCGCGAGACATTGAGTCAGCCCTTGCTAGACTATCAGAGACCAGTATCAGTGCTGCCCTTGATTCTAGCGATAACCAAGCTTTCTTCGAGGTCATGCTCAAAGTCATTCGCCCTGTATTTCCAGCTTTGAATATCACGAAGTTAAGCGCCTTCCCCAAGGAAAATGCACCCTTGTTTCGATTCTTGGCAAAGCTGGCCGCAGGCACTCGCGAGCGGACTGCGCGACAGACCTCGGGACAAAACCAGGACCTGATGGACTTGGATGACGAATTCGATTCTCAAGAAAGCAAGGCAAGCGTAGCCATAAGGACTGTCGATATTCCTCGGTTAAGCATTCCCATGAGTCTAGATTCGGGCGCCTTGTATCAAGACACGGCACAGCGCCTATACCTTCTCGAGGTGATACACAAAGACGCTGCGCAGGTCGGCATTGTTCCCCAAGATTTTCTTGATCAACTGCTGCTTCTCCCCAACGACGAGTTTCTCCTATGCAGGTCGACGCTCTCGGAGTTGTTCGCGTCTGACTTGCCCATAGGGCCTGACGATGCCCTTCGagtcgtcgagaagctgggTGAAGTTATTGGGGAACAGGAATACACATGCTGCGAAGTAGCCCATTCAACAAGCCTCGACGTTCTCGAGGGTATCATACAGGTCTGGATGGACGAAAAGCACGAGGTGTCTTCACTCGTCGGGGACTTGTACAATTATTTTGTCAAGGCCTCTCTCCCAAAGAACAGTTTGTCTCCCAAATCGCAAATGTCTCTTGCGAGCTTGCTATTCGCGCTTCTGCGAAGCAACCCTCAATACGGAAGCGATCTGGGTCTTGACTCCTGTCGCACGACGCTGCTTTCCATCATGCAAGAGGGGACATTAGCCGTCAAGCACTTCATTGGGTCGGCCCTGCCAGACATTTTCGGCATTTACGTCCTCAAGATGCATGATGATATCTTCGTGGATGTTCTCAGCAGCCTTCCTACCGATCCGGAGGCCATCGAAGGCATTGCGTTTCGACTCTTCGTGTTATCTCAGCTGGCGTGCCGTTGGCCGACGCTCCTCAGACGATGCACATACCATATATTTGAGACGCCGGGAAAGATAATGCAGTCAACCAAGTATGCCAAAAGGTGTCTGGAGAAGGTTTCTGAAGCTCTTGACTTGTCATCTCCTCGAGAGCTGTTTAGCATCTTCAGCCCCCAGCTGCTGTACACGTGGCTTGAAATGGATGCCGTCGAAGACGTTCCGTTCGAAATATTCGGTTTCCAAAGTCTGGACACTCTCCTGCGTGAAGCACAGGCCGAGACATCTGCACTAGAGATCATGCGAGGTCGTTACGAAAGTGTTCGGTCGCTCGCACAGCGACTTGGTATGTCTTTGGTTGACATGGTCAAACAAGGATTCACAAAAATCATGGCCTACACAATTGCGCATGAAACTAGCACGTCTAGCTCAGAAaacgatggcggcgagacTTGGGTCCGCAAGCTACTCGGCAGGGAACTGTTCCTGGAACTCATATACCTCAACTTTGCGGACATTGTGGCGTTGTTGGTGGACCTTTTCGATCAAGAAGATCCCATTGAGAAGTACCTTTCAAGGGACAAAAACTTCCAACACGCAGCTGATAGTCTGaacgagatgaagaagttTTCTCAGTCAACCACAACCCTGCCGCCCAACCAACAACCCATGTTCAGGGCCAAATTCCTGACCAGGGAGCTATTCCATTTGTGCAGCAAAACAGAGTATGAGCTGCATGCACTTTGGACGCCAGCTCTTGTGGTTTCGGTCGCTCGAAACCTCCTCAACACGGTTCATCCGGCATTGGGCTCGCTCCACGCATGTTCCGTGCTGCGGAAGATTCGGGTGTTGATCGCTCTCACCGGTCCCGTGGCATTGGAAGCCTACCCTCTCGAGATGCTTCTCTCGTCCATTCGACCTTTCATTGTGGACTCAGAGTGCGCTGATGACGCACTTGGCGTCAGTCGCTACTTGATTGCTCAAGGGAGCGGGCATCTAGAGCAGACGCCATCCTTCCTTGCCGGATATGCATTATCTACACTTGCCTCGCTGAGGATCTTTCTCGAGTCCAGCCAGTCAAGCACTACTCAAGAAAGTCAGTTCAAAGCTACCATGAGTAAGGCGCAGACTTTCCACACGTGGTTCAGCTCATACCTCACTGGGTATGAATCGCCCAATTTCGCTGATGAGCAGCAGAGAGAAGCGTTCAGATCGATCACTCATTCGGCTTCCAATATTCGATCCTCGGGAAACGCAGAGAAGGGCACACCCGAGAGCACGCTTCTACTGGAAATTCTCAGAGATGGTGAGCGCGAGTCCAGACTACTGAACGAAGCAGCCCGAGACCTAGCACTCGACATGCTCTGCGGAGATTTCGTAGTGCCTGCTGTTGGCCACAGAGATGTCATTGACACAGACAACGAGGCCCTGCGCCACAGTGGACTTGTTTGGAAGAGCTGCAATTCACTCGCTTTGAGTGATGAGTATCTTGCCTGGGCGGGCCGTGTTGTTGGCAGGTCTTTCGCTGCGTCAGGAGAGATACAAACCGAGATTTTGGAAGAATCTGAGCTCTCGCGGTACAACATCCTTGCGCCAGGAGACAACGACTCCGGTCAAGGACTGCTCCGTCTGCTGCAACAACTCACCCAGAGCAAGGACTCACATGTTGCTGGTCTCGCCGAATCAGCACTGAGAGCAGTGGTGTCGGAGGCAACAGCCCAGAGCGACGATGACCTAATCACTGCAGCACAGAGAACGTTGACCGAATCGTTATGTCTAGCTTCGGCTTGGGAGCATTACCGTACACCACCTTCTGATTTCGTCTCATCACAGAATATCCCCGACTCTCAAGTCTTCTTTCGCGAGCACGTGGAGAGTTCCGACTGGGTTCAGCAGCTGGCGGTTCATCTAGCACAATCGGTCCCCGAGTACATCATTCTCGTCGCATTGGTGCCAATCCTCAAGAACGTCAAGGGGTTTGCTCAAGACTCCTTCCCTTTTATCGTTCATTTGGCTTTGTGCGGTCAGCTCGACAAACAGCAACTCATTAAGCGCAACCTGTCAGAAGCTGCGAGAGAATGGTTCAAGGTCCAGGATGATGCAGCGCAGACGAATCAGAAACACCTCATCAACACGATTCTGTATCTGCGGACACAGTCGTTGCCTAAAGAATCATCTATTGCTGACCGAGTCTCGTGGCTTGATATCGATTTTACCACtgctggcgccgccgcctcgcgctGCGGTATGCATAAGACGGCCCTGCTTTTCACCGAAATCGCCGCTTCTCAGACAACTCGCACGTCCAGACGATCATCCGCGGTGCGTGAGGAGGACTCCAGTGAAGTCCTTCTTTCCATCTTTGAGAATATTGACGACCCCGACGCCTACTATGGCTTGCCACAATCTGCCGATCTCTCCAGCGTTCTGTCTCGGCTGGAGTACGAGAAAGATGGCTCCAAGAATCTAGCCTTCCGAGGAGCCCAATACGACAGTCATATTCGGAGAAGGAATCCCGCATCACAGCTGGACAGCCAATGTCTCGTGAGAGCTCTCGGGACTCTGGGTCTAGCTGGtctctcccactctctcCTCCAGACGCAGCAAAGCCCTGATGGCGACGCAGCGTCCCTCGAAAGCACATTTCAAACAGCACGCCGGTTGGAACTGTGGAACCTGCCTGTACCCGCGACAGCCGACAACTGCTCTGTGACAATTTATAAGGCCTATCAGAACGtccagcaggccggcgcAGAGGCTGCAGTGCGCAACGCCATCTATGATGGCTTCAGCCAAACAATGCGCAGCCTTGTCAATCGTGGGCTTAACGCAGCTAAGCTCAGACAGCATCTTGGTGCTCTCGCAGTCTTGACTGAGCTGAATGAGATCGTAAATGTGACCGACTTCTCTGAGCTGGAGGGCATGCTTGAGAGATTCGAACAGCGCAGCCAGTGGATGAGACGCGGACG ATACGAGGACGTCAGCCACATGTTGTCTTGTCGAGAGACGACATTGAGCTTGATGAGTCAACAACCGAAGCTCCGCAGCCAGGCGCTGTCGATGGCCGACGCCAGACAGGTCGAGATCCGGTGCATGATGATGTCCTCAGGGATCTACCGCTTTCACCAAGCGACCCAGGAATCTCTCAATATTTCCACGTCGTTGACAGATCTGGTCGGCCCATGCGAGTCCTTGGGGATTAAGGTTGATGCTGCCATTAAGATCGAGGCAGCCAACTCGTTGTGGGACCATGGAGAGATGATTTCCTCGATTCGAATGCTTCAAAGCATCGACTGCGACTCTTCTCTGAAGAAGCAAACCATACCGGTTAGCCGGTCGAACCTATTGTCCAAAATCGGCCACCAGGTGTCAGTGGCCAAGCTGGAAAAACCCCACCACATCCAGAAGAACTACCTTGAGCCAGCCCTCAAAGAGCTTAAGGGGAAGAGCGAGGGACAGCAGGCCGGGCATGTCTACCATCAGTTCGCCATGTTTTGCGACGAACAACTACAGAACCAGGATAGCTTGGAGGACTTGGCGAGATTACAGAGCCTGAGGAAGGGCAAGAGTGACGAGGTCTCCCAGCTGCAGAGCCTCATCTCTAACAGTCGAGACTCGCAACTGAAGCAAAGGTACCAGTCGCACTTGAACCGCGCTCGTCAGTGGTTGCAGCTAGACGAGCAGGAGCTTCGCCGCGTGGAGCAAACGAGGAGCGAATTTGTTCGTCTCAGTCTCGAGAACTATTTGCTCTCTCTCGTTGCCTCCGACGAGCACAACAACGATGCCTTGCGATTCACCGCGCTCTGGCTCGAGCGGTCGGAAGAGACAGCGACCAACGAGGCCGTCAGAAAACATTTGGAAAAAGTACCGACGAGGAAGTTTGCCGCTTTGATGAACCAACTTTCCTCGCGGCTACAGGACCAGCCGAACTCGGCTTTCCAGAAGCTCCTGATCAATCTTGTGTACAAGATCTGCGCCGAACACCCGTATCACGGCATGTATCAGATCTGGTCCGGCACGAAGGTCAAAACGCGAAAGGAGGACCAAGTAGCGGTGCTGAGACTCAAGGCCACGGAGAAAGTTGCGGCTCTCCTACAGTCAACCAAAAACGTGGCAGCGATCTGGCAAGCGGTGGACCGGACGAGCGCCTATTACCATCGACTTGCCGTCGATCGAGACCCTAGCAAATACAAGGCCGGACAGAAGATTGCGCTGAGGGACATCCACTCGGCCCAGTCTTTGCAAAATGCGCTGGTGAAATACCGGATCCCGCCACCAACCATGCAGCTCGAGGTGTCGGCGACCAAGGACTACTCGAGCGTTCCGGTCATAGAGAGACTGGAGCCTCAGATGTCGATTGCGTCTGGTGTAAGCGCCCCCAAGATCATCACGGCCATCGGAAGCGACGGTAAAAGATACCGGCAACTGGTCAAGGGCGGCAACGATGACCTCCGTCAGGACGCCATCATGGAGCAGGTGTTTGCAGCAGTATCATCCCTTCTGAAGCTACACCGGTCGACCCAGCAGAGGAATCTTGGCATCCGCACTTACAAGGTACTGCCTCTCACATCAGCGTCCGGCCTCATCGAGTTTGTCCCAAACACAATCCCGCTGCACGAGTTCCTCATGCCTGCGCACGAGAGATACTTCCCCAAGGATCTCAAAGGGTCTCAATGTCGGAAGGAAATCTCCAACGCTCAGGGCAAGACAACAGAAACTCGTATCAGCGTCTACAGGAAGGTAACGGAAAGGTTTCATCCCGTCATGAAGTACTTCTTTATGGAGAACTTTGTCGATCCCGACGACTGGTTCGTCAAGCGGCTGGCATACACGCGCACCACTGCGGCAATCTCGATGCTCGGCCACGTGCTTGGTCTCGGAGACAGGCATGGCCACAACATTCTGTTGGAcgacaagacgggcgaggttGTGCACATCGATCTGGGTGTTGCGTTCGAAATGGGACGCGTCCTTCCCGTGCCAGAGCTCGTCCCGTTCCGGCTGACGAGAGATATCGTGGACGGCATGGGTATAACGGGTACCGAGGGCGTCTTTCGCCGGTGCTGCGAGTTCACGCTCCACGCCCTGCGCGAGGAGACGTACTCCATCATGACCATTCTTGATGTATTGCGCTACGATCCTCTCTATTCGTGGTCCATCTCCCCCGTCCGACTGGCGAAGCTGCAGGGCGGGGAgtacgacggcgacggcgaagagggcgaaggGGAGGGCAGGAAAGACAGGAAGGGGCAGCAGGTAAATGAGCCGTCGGAGGCAGATCGGGCGCTGGAGGTCGTGCGGAAGAAGCTCTCCAAGACGCTGAGTGTGACAGCGACAGTCAACGACCTGATCAATCAGGCGACCGATGTGAGCAATCTGGCCGTCTTGTACTCAGGCTGGGCGGCATACGCGTAG
- a CDS encoding Putative Zinc finger, RING-type — protein sequence MPGLIPFAPTPPLSQSTHTSASSVPARSTNTFFGTDRGAARGSSSQAPIDLDDDSEPTAPLPRNATYTHLHQHHQHHLENFWGVLTPGNTQNPQSLPSFSDFAANLDFQPLGVTALLHNSAAPQTPGHEPNSDEYLSALVEGNFSPSSYTRHTQASPSTQQQRQQPRRPSLAQSSQNAPHRHASDTPLRPDRLARDASQNTNTVVTAARQPTSRPAYHDNQVEESLFVSSDDEPQVTMPVQTRRRASTILSSDHDPESDEIAASATRKRPAPSSAPARETTAPKRRRTSQPQATRTQTTTPGVLGPDDDIFGEDKVPSKKGKERDEDVIDLADANEVPEDLKAPKEDKRIKISAFQCVICMDDVTALTVTHCGHLFCSECLHSALNVDATKNKCPICRQKVETKDKSDYTAKTKGFWPLELKLMTASRKGKQRA from the exons ATGCCGGGCCTCATACCCTTCGCACCTACGCCTCCTCTGTCGCAGTCGACACATACCAGCGCCTCTTCCGTCCCAGCACGATCGACCAATACTTTCTTCGGTACAGACCGGGGTGCTGCAcgaggcagcagcagtcaGGCAcccatcgacctcgacgacgattCCGAGCCCACCGCTCCACTGCCTCGCAACGCCACCTACACACACCTACATCAGCACCATCAACACCACTTGGAAAACTTTTGGGGCGTTTTGACACCCGGCAACACGCAAAACCCACAATCACTCCCGTCCTTCTCGGACTTTGCCGCCAACCTGGATTTCCAACCTTTGGGAGTGACTGCGCTATTGCATAACAGCGCCGCCCCGCAGACACCGGGCCACGAACCGAACAGCGACGAATACCTCTCCGCACTCGTTGAAGGGAACTTCTCACCGTCCTCATACACCCGACACACGCAGGCCTCGCCGAGCactcaacaacaacgacaacaaccaCGACGACCGAGCCTGGCTCAGAGTTCTCAGAACGCACCCCATCGCCACGCCTCTGACACCCCGCTGCGACCGGACCGCTTGGCCAGGGACGCCAGCCAGAATACAAACACTGTGGTAACAGCAGCACGACAACCAACGTCCCGTCCCGCATACCACGACAACCAGGTGGAAGAGTCGCTCTTTGTAAGCTCCGACGACGAACCTCAAGTCACGATGCCTGTCCAGACGCGCCGGAGGGCCTCCACCATCCTCAGCTCCGATCACGACCCCGAGTCAGACGAGATTGCGGCCTCCGCCACGCGAAAGAGGCCCGCCCCTTCTTCTGCCCCTGCCAGAGAAACCACCGCTCCCAAACGGCGACGTACATCACAGCCCCAAGCGACACGCACACAGACAACGACGCCCGGTGTACTGGgtcccgacgacgacatttTTGGCGAAGACAAGGTTCCATcaaagaagggcaaggaaAGGGACGAAGACGTCATTGATCTTGCCGACGCAAACGAAGTGCCAGAGGACTTGAAGGCGCCTAAGGAGGACAAGAGAATCAAGATTTCGGCCTTTCAGTGTGTCATCTGCATGGACGATGTCACTGCGCTAACGGTAACCCATTGTG GCCACCTCTTCTGTTCCGAGTGCCTCCACTCGGCGCTCAATGTCGACGCGACCAAAAACAAGTGCCCCATTTGCAGGCAGAAGGTTGAAACCAAGGACAAGAGCGACTATACAGCCAAGACCAAGGGTTTCTGGCCCCTGGAGCTCAAGCTGATGACGGCTAGCCGCAAAGGGAAGCAGCGGGCATGA